One region of Terriglobales bacterium genomic DNA includes:
- a CDS encoding DUF167 domain-containing protein, whose translation MISIRDTSAGATFSVKLHPRAKKDAVTGAVGGALKISLTAPPVEGRANQALAAFLADLLSVPKSSVTIAAGQRGRAKVVRVAGVSAQFVRQVLASGE comes from the coding sequence ATGATTTCCATCCGCGATACATCCGCCGGCGCAACTTTCAGCGTGAAGCTTCATCCGCGCGCGAAGAAGGATGCGGTCACCGGCGCGGTCGGGGGCGCGCTCAAGATTTCGCTCACCGCGCCGCCCGTCGAGGGCCGGGCGAACCAGGCGCTGGCCGCCTTTCTTGCCGATTTGTTGAGCGTGCCGAAGTCGTCGGTTACGATAGCCGCCGGCCAGAGGGGACGCGCCAAAGTGGTTCGCGTGGCGGGCGTGAGCGCGCAGTTTGTGCGTCAGGTCTTGGCCAGTGGCGAGTAG
- a CDS encoding YggS family pyridoxal phosphate-dependent enzyme, with the protein MADIAQNVAAVRERIAAAARRAGRDPGSIALMAVTKTVEPRRIREAHAAGIRLFGENRVQEFGEKINLLRDLEGSSFHLIGHLQTNKAARAAEIFSAVDSLDSLRLAEKLNQAGAKLKRRLDVLIEVNVGGEAAKSGVPPDSAELEALLSAAARLESLRFSGLMTVPPFTADPEQARPHFRRLRELRDAMATRVPPGVQLRELSMGMSHDFEVAIEEGATCVRVGTAIFGARLQR; encoded by the coding sequence GTGGCTGACATCGCGCAGAACGTGGCCGCCGTCCGCGAGCGGATTGCGGCGGCCGCGCGGCGGGCCGGCCGCGATCCGGGCTCCATCGCGCTCATGGCCGTCACCAAGACGGTCGAGCCGCGCCGCATTCGCGAAGCGCACGCCGCGGGCATCCGGCTGTTCGGCGAAAACCGGGTGCAGGAGTTTGGCGAGAAGATCAACCTGCTGCGCGACCTCGAGGGCTCGAGCTTCCACCTGATCGGGCATCTGCAAACCAACAAGGCGGCGCGCGCGGCGGAGATTTTCTCCGCCGTCGATTCTCTCGATTCACTCCGCCTCGCCGAAAAACTGAACCAGGCGGGCGCCAAACTGAAGCGCCGGCTCGACGTGCTGATCGAGGTGAACGTGGGCGGCGAGGCCGCCAAGAGCGGCGTGCCGCCTGATTCGGCGGAGCTTGAAGCGCTGCTGAGCGCGGCGGCAAGGCTCGAATCGCTGCGATTCAGCGGCCTGATGACCGTGCCGCCATTCACTGCCGACCCGGAGCAGGCGCGTCCGCACTTTCGGCGGCTGCGCGAATTGCGCGACGCGATGGCAACGCGTGTGCCGCCGGGCGTGCAGTTGCGCGAGCTTTCGATGGGCATGTCGCACGATTTCGAGGTCGCCATCGAAGAAGGCGCGACGTGCGTGCGCGTGGGAACGGCGATTTTCGGCGCGCGGCTACAACGGTGA